A stretch of the Lactuca sativa cultivar Salinas chromosome 9, Lsat_Salinas_v11, whole genome shotgun sequence genome encodes the following:
- the LOC111921323 gene encoding uncharacterized protein LOC111921323: MDSSNSGSFQSSSGGAGGGDNNEEYDSRTPSISSFLNPSNHFNPNLNHLLQPLSSSSHHHHNHRPPPSDTSFFDPSSTSSFSTPNTLQDLGSVWTGNIRSDRNLADFGTYPINPNPASTMDTNTKTSHGSDHLHQVTVKNPKKRTRASRRAPTTVLTTDTTNFRQMVQEFTGIPTAPFSSAPFSRRLDLFGRGSDGGGGSLYPLRPSAQKVQQQQPSFLNSTANIVESGTSNNITAATTSSNYQLAPADIHGFQKQPSTLLDIQNPMLSFQSLLQTTIPQQQSHHLSGFHDPSKRWRSEDEKLENFEGLIGNTQNIGGSKNVVVTSRNGDDQVQGNEESWICPSN, from the coding sequence ATGGACTCCAGCAACAGTGGCAGCTTTCAGTCATCAAGCGGCGGCGCCGGTGGTGGCGATAATAATGAAGAATATGATTCAAGAACACCATCGATATCTTCCTTCCTAAATCCTTCCAACCACTTCAACCCTaacctcaaccacctcctacaaCCACTGTCATCATCATCTCATCACCACCACAACCACCGTCCGCCACCCTCTGACACCTCCTTCTTTGATCCTTCTTCAACCTCGTCCTTTTCAACCCCAAACACGCTCCAAGATCTCGGCTCAGTCTGGACCGGAAACATCCGCTCGGACCGGAACCTCGCAGACTTCGGTACCTACCCTATTAACCCTAACCCGGCATCAACCATGGATACAAATACAAAAACTAGTCATGGATCGGATCATCTTCATCAAGTAACAGTAAAGAACCCAAAGAAACGTACGAGAGCTTCCCGACGAGCACCCACCACCGTTCTCACCACCGACACGACTAACTTCCGGCAAATGGTTCAAGAATTCACCGGCATCCCCACCGCACCTTTCTCCTCCGCCCCATTTTCTCGCCGTCTGGACCTTTTTGGTCGCGGTAGTGACGGCGGCGGCGGGTCTTTGTACCCTCTCCGGCCGTCGGCGCAGAAAGTTCAACAACAGCAGCCATCATTTTTGAATTCTACGGCCAATATTGTAGAGTCTGGCACTAGCAATAATATTACTGCCGCCACTACTTCAAGTAATTACCAATTAGCCCCTGCCGATATTCATGGTTTTCAAAAACAGCCCTCTACTTTGTTAGATATACAAAACCCAATGTTATCGTTTCAATCCCTCTTACAAACCACAATTCCTCAGCAGCAATCCCACCATTTGAGTGGTTTTCATGACCCTTCTAAGAGATGGAGGAGTGAAGAtgaaaaattggaaaattttgaggGGTTAATTGGAAATACTCAAAACATAGGCGGCTCAAAGAATGTCGTGGTTACATCAAGAAACGGTGATGATCAAGTTCAAGGTAATGAAGAATCATGGATTTGCCCTTCTAATTAA